One segment of Paraburkholderia sp. PREW-6R DNA contains the following:
- a CDS encoding transglutaminase family protein: protein MKNVSTVLSVSHRTTYRYSTYVETAQHLATIRPIACSWQRVISHSESIEPTPSYMNSRVDTFGNDVLYFALDAPHERLQLISETTVALTPRWTQLDPEATPRWEDVADALRFRATGEFRPEVEFCFASPNIVPRPSLREYALPSFTPGMPVAAGAIDLMHRIHEDFAYRPSSTMFDTPAERAFELKSGVCQDFAQVMIGCLRALGLPARYVSGYLRNDPPPGQPRLIGADASHAWVSVFCPGSGWIDLDPTNDVLADMDHVTLAIGRDYSDVSLLRGMILGGGAHRVEVGVTVLPL from the coding sequence ATGAAAAACGTGTCTACTGTGCTGTCCGTTTCGCATCGCACGACATACCGCTATTCCACGTATGTAGAGACAGCGCAGCATCTCGCGACGATCCGACCGATCGCATGTTCATGGCAGCGTGTGATTTCGCACAGCGAAAGCATCGAGCCGACGCCTTCCTACATGAACAGCCGCGTGGATACGTTCGGTAACGACGTGCTGTACTTCGCGCTCGACGCGCCGCACGAACGGCTGCAACTCATCAGCGAAACCACGGTGGCGCTCACGCCGCGCTGGACTCAGCTCGACCCCGAAGCAACGCCCCGATGGGAAGACGTGGCGGATGCGCTGCGTTTCCGTGCCACCGGCGAGTTCAGGCCCGAAGTCGAGTTCTGCTTCGCGTCGCCGAACATCGTGCCACGTCCTTCGCTGCGCGAATACGCGTTGCCGAGCTTTACACCGGGCATGCCGGTCGCGGCAGGCGCGATCGACCTGATGCATCGCATCCATGAGGACTTTGCCTACAGGCCTTCGTCGACGATGTTCGATACCCCGGCCGAGCGCGCGTTCGAACTGAAAAGCGGCGTCTGCCAGGATTTTGCGCAGGTGATGATCGGCTGTCTGCGCGCGCTAGGTTTGCCGGCGCGTTACGTGAGCGGCTATTTGCGCAATGATCCGCCGCCGGGTCAGCCGCGCCTGATCGGCGCGGACGCCTCGCATGCGTGGGTCTCCGTGTTTTGCCCCGGCAGCGGCTGGATCGATCTCGATCCAACCAACGACGTGCTCGCGGACATGGATCACGTGACGCTTGCCATCGGCCGCGATTACAGCGACGTATCGCTGCTGCGCGGGATGATTCTCGGCGGCGGCGCGCACCGCGTCGAAGTCGGTGTAACGGTGCTGCCGCTGTAG
- a CDS encoding IclR family transcriptional regulator, giving the protein MNAQQGVTGAERVLLVLAALASHGKAMSVKDLLAVTGLAQSTLYRQIALLKRWGFVAENAGYYAPGPISLQLALGFDVNSLLVEASRSEMQQLARTSQESIGLVVAVKHQVMCLEMVDSQHSLRCSFEKGRAVPLKAGASAKSLLAFMADKARSEVLDSVFDHDPAGRAAMETELERIRAQGYAVSDSEVDPGVWGVSAPIFHRAGRSGGSSASITLMAPSTRAVGRETQHIDATLRTARAISEHMQTD; this is encoded by the coding sequence GTGAATGCGCAACAGGGGGTGACCGGAGCCGAACGGGTTCTGCTGGTGCTGGCCGCACTCGCAAGTCATGGCAAGGCGATGTCAGTCAAGGATCTGCTCGCCGTCACCGGACTGGCGCAGAGCACGTTGTACCGTCAGATTGCATTGCTCAAACGCTGGGGCTTCGTCGCCGAGAACGCGGGATATTACGCGCCGGGTCCAATCAGTCTGCAACTCGCGCTTGGTTTCGACGTGAATTCGCTGCTCGTGGAAGCGAGCCGCAGCGAAATGCAGCAACTCGCCCGGACGTCGCAGGAAAGCATTGGCCTCGTCGTCGCGGTCAAGCATCAGGTGATGTGTCTGGAGATGGTGGATAGTCAGCACTCTTTACGCTGCTCGTTCGAGAAAGGGCGCGCGGTGCCGCTAAAGGCGGGCGCGTCGGCGAAATCGCTGCTGGCATTCATGGCCGACAAGGCGCGCTCCGAGGTGCTCGATAGCGTGTTCGACCACGACCCGGCTGGCCGCGCCGCGATGGAAACCGAACTCGAACGCATTCGCGCGCAAGGCTATGCGGTGAGCGACAGCGAAGTGGATCCCGGCGTGTGGGGCGTCAGCGCGCCTATCTTTCATCGCGCGGGCCGCAGCGGCGGCAGTAGCGCGTCGATCACGCTGATGGCGCCCTCCACGCGCGCCGTGGGCCGCGAGACCCAACATATCGACGCGACGCTACGCACGGCACGCGCGATTTCCGAGCATATGCAAACCGACTGA
- a CDS encoding HlyD family efflux transporter periplasmic adaptor subunit yields MEPTSIPQFRDVSWRWITYAASTIVVVAIGFGFFHEVELKQDVQCEIVSPAEVKIGGFTGLVTSVYVHPSEHVAAGARLFSVQRDLSLASDGRPRRAFDLQMRDEQLRAADEQYVQRNAQLKAQRDASVLTWSSRKAELAALDEQIAQNRQLVSESERKLARLNSVSDYVTADRIEQASADAHQVKVSVAQSVARREQLLGEMSTLNGGQRDLDAQLKENDARHEQTIQDIQMRFEQARQDATISAPHAGVVTFSNLVPGRTLDASDVALVIATGDRGALRAALRIPSRRRGFVEKGQIVRLKFDAFPYAKFGTYEARIDAISDTTLQSTMSPRAPSPMSAGKSGGDGDYMAWATLRGRTFQYGQQRFDILPGMRATASIVVERRTIAEWVLAPLFRMIRG; encoded by the coding sequence ATGGAACCCACCAGCATTCCGCAGTTCAGGGACGTTTCCTGGCGATGGATCACTTACGCCGCATCGACGATCGTCGTCGTCGCGATTGGATTTGGATTTTTTCACGAGGTCGAGCTCAAGCAGGACGTGCAATGCGAAATCGTCTCGCCGGCCGAAGTAAAAATAGGGGGCTTCACGGGCCTCGTGACTTCGGTGTACGTGCATCCTTCGGAACATGTTGCTGCCGGAGCAAGGTTGTTCAGCGTGCAGCGTGACTTATCGCTAGCAAGCGACGGCCGCCCGCGCCGCGCATTCGACCTGCAAATGCGCGACGAACAGCTACGCGCAGCAGACGAGCAGTACGTGCAACGCAATGCGCAGCTGAAAGCCCAGCGCGATGCTTCGGTTTTGACCTGGTCGTCCCGCAAGGCGGAACTCGCGGCGCTCGACGAGCAGATCGCGCAGAATCGCCAGCTCGTCAGCGAGTCAGAGCGCAAGCTGGCGCGCCTGAATTCGGTGTCCGACTACGTGACTGCCGACCGTATCGAACAGGCCAGCGCCGACGCGCATCAGGTCAAGGTTTCCGTCGCGCAAAGTGTTGCGCGCCGCGAGCAGCTGCTCGGCGAAATGTCCACACTCAATGGCGGTCAGCGCGATCTCGACGCGCAACTGAAGGAGAACGACGCGCGGCATGAGCAAACCATCCAGGACATTCAGATGCGCTTCGAACAGGCGCGTCAGGACGCGACGATTTCCGCGCCCCACGCGGGCGTCGTGACGTTCTCGAACCTGGTGCCAGGCCGCACGCTGGATGCTTCCGACGTCGCGCTCGTCATCGCAACCGGCGATCGAGGCGCGCTGCGCGCGGCGTTGCGTATCCCGTCACGCCGGCGCGGTTTTGTCGAAAAAGGCCAGATCGTCAGATTGAAATTCGACGCATTCCCTTACGCGAAATTCGGCACGTATGAAGCGCGTATCGATGCGATATCCGACACGACGCTGCAATCGACCATGTCGCCGCGCGCCCCATCCCCAATGTCCGCAGGCAAGAGTGGCGGCGACGGCGACTACATGGCGTGGGCAACATTGAGAGGCAGGACGTTCCAGTACGGCCAGCAGCGATTCGACATTCTGCCGGGAATGCGCGCGACGGCAAGTATCGTGGTCGAACGGCGCACCATTGCCGAATGGGTGCTGGCGCCGCTCTTCCGCATGATCAGAGGCTAA
- a CDS encoding circularly permuted type 2 ATP-grasp protein — protein MAFQSTFPFETSAARADASSLLRLLPAYEGHWDELRDASGALREPWRQFFERLGEDGVARLEDHIASVAQQIRDNDISYNVYADNGESRPWALDLLPFLVSEDEWADIERGVMQRAQLLNAIVADIYGPQTLLSRGQLPPALVFGHPGYLRSVKGFTPAGGQFLQVVAVDLARTPAGDWTVIAHRTEAPSGLGYALENRLIVSSLFADPFRAMRVSRLAPTYSQLIATLVQSAQSTMQHDHAGAESSPHIALLTPGPFNETYFEHVFLARYLGVTLVEGKDLTVRDDKLYLKTLAGLERVHVVLRRLDDAFCDPVELRADSSIGVPGLLQVMRAGNVIVSNVPGSGFVESPALHGFLPGIADVLLGEDLVLPSVPTWWCGEKAAREHAFARMDEAFIVPTWPVAARDAPPGVEQGRQKLSTWRARIEAMPDAYTIQRPQRFSCTPRYEAGTVGRRPSVLRVYAIADFNGGWHVMPGGFTRMAAERQTTVSMQYGGSSVDTWVLSSQPTSTFTLLPSPIQPADLARKHRTVSSRAAENLFWAGRYGERAENNVRLLRLILGSLEGNDADAMFPTLVELALHCGLVQYGDLYSPTSPQAFERALVANLGETTGAASIGQNLKSQARSNGEVRGRLSNDHWRTILAARNDFRDALQILMPAPAAASDSAPFGERHERYDRYDRVTLMNALERLSVQLSAISGAQGDRMTRDEAWRLLFVGRHIERVSAMTSFLRVVADKGQLATPAGFDLLLQLFDTTLTYRSLYPGRFEVPALLDLLVVEPDNPRAIYGVYERLRKKLDEIAVAAGSMRHRPFAELMAPAASLATLESLCEVDEDGVHANLIAVCDQINGFVGAAAHEISARYFSHASTVASQVWS, from the coding sequence CCGCGGCGCGTGCGGACGCCTCGTCGCTGTTGCGGCTCTTGCCCGCTTACGAGGGGCACTGGGACGAGTTGCGCGACGCCTCGGGCGCCCTGCGCGAACCGTGGCGCCAATTCTTCGAGCGCCTCGGCGAAGACGGCGTGGCGCGTCTGGAAGACCATATCGCGTCGGTTGCACAGCAGATCCGCGATAACGACATCAGCTACAACGTCTATGCGGACAACGGCGAATCGCGGCCGTGGGCGCTCGACCTGTTGCCGTTTCTGGTTAGCGAAGACGAGTGGGCGGACATCGAGCGCGGCGTCATGCAGCGCGCGCAACTGCTCAACGCGATCGTCGCGGATATCTATGGGCCGCAAACGCTGCTGTCGCGCGGGCAATTGCCGCCTGCGCTGGTGTTCGGCCATCCCGGCTATCTGCGTTCCGTGAAGGGCTTCACACCGGCAGGCGGTCAGTTTCTGCAGGTAGTCGCAGTCGACCTTGCGCGTACCCCCGCCGGCGACTGGACCGTGATTGCGCATCGCACGGAAGCGCCGTCCGGCCTCGGCTATGCGCTCGAAAACCGGTTGATCGTCTCCTCGCTGTTCGCCGATCCGTTTCGCGCGATGCGCGTGAGCCGTCTTGCACCGACTTATTCGCAACTGATCGCGACGCTCGTGCAGTCGGCACAATCGACGATGCAGCACGACCACGCAGGCGCCGAAAGCTCGCCGCATATCGCATTGCTCACGCCGGGGCCGTTCAACGAAACGTATTTCGAGCACGTGTTTCTTGCGCGCTATCTCGGCGTTACGCTGGTAGAAGGCAAAGACCTCACCGTGCGTGACGACAAGCTCTATCTGAAGACGCTCGCCGGTTTGGAACGCGTGCACGTGGTCCTGCGCCGTCTGGACGACGCGTTCTGCGATCCCGTCGAGTTGCGGGCCGATTCGTCGATTGGCGTGCCCGGTTTGTTGCAGGTGATGCGCGCCGGTAATGTGATCGTGTCGAACGTGCCCGGCTCGGGCTTTGTCGAATCGCCGGCGTTGCACGGGTTCTTGCCGGGCATCGCCGACGTGCTGCTCGGCGAGGACCTCGTTTTGCCGAGCGTGCCGACCTGGTGGTGCGGAGAGAAAGCGGCGCGCGAGCATGCATTTGCGCGTATGGACGAAGCGTTCATCGTGCCGACATGGCCGGTTGCAGCGCGCGATGCGCCGCCCGGCGTCGAGCAGGGGCGGCAGAAGTTGTCCACGTGGCGCGCGCGTATCGAGGCGATGCCGGACGCCTACACGATCCAGCGGCCGCAGCGTTTTTCATGCACGCCGCGTTACGAGGCGGGCACCGTGGGCCGTCGCCCGTCGGTGCTACGCGTGTATGCGATCGCCGACTTCAACGGCGGCTGGCACGTCATGCCCGGCGGCTTCACGCGGATGGCCGCCGAGCGGCAAACAACCGTGTCGATGCAATACGGTGGCAGTAGCGTGGACACGTGGGTGCTGTCCAGTCAGCCGACTTCGACCTTTACGCTGCTGCCTTCGCCGATCCAGCCGGCCGACCTCGCGCGCAAACATCGCACCGTGTCGAGCCGCGCGGCGGAGAACCTCTTCTGGGCCGGACGGTATGGTGAACGTGCAGAAAATAACGTGCGCCTGCTGCGGCTGATTCTCGGTTCGCTGGAAGGCAATGACGCCGACGCAATGTTTCCAACGCTCGTGGAACTCGCGTTGCATTGCGGCCTCGTGCAATACGGCGATCTGTATTCGCCGACCTCGCCGCAGGCATTCGAGCGCGCGCTCGTTGCCAATCTGGGCGAGACGACCGGCGCGGCCAGCATCGGCCAGAACCTGAAGTCTCAGGCGCGCTCGAATGGCGAAGTGCGCGGGCGTCTGTCGAACGATCATTGGCGCACCATTCTGGCGGCACGCAACGATTTTCGCGACGCTCTGCAAATACTGATGCCGGCTCCCGCTGCGGCTTCCGATAGCGCGCCGTTCGGCGAGCGTCACGAACGCTACGACCGTTACGATCGCGTCACGCTGATGAACGCGCTGGAGCGTCTGTCGGTGCAGCTGTCGGCTATCAGCGGTGCGCAAGGCGACCGCATGACGCGCGATGAAGCGTGGCGATTGCTCTTCGTCGGCCGGCATATCGAGCGCGTGTCGGCCATGACGTCATTTCTTCGCGTCGTTGCCGACAAGGGGCAACTCGCCACGCCGGCGGGTTTCGATCTGCTGCTACAACTTTTCGACACCACGTTGACGTACCGCTCGCTTTATCCGGGCCGTTTCGAAGTGCCCGCGCTCCTCGATCTGCTGGTGGTCGAGCCGGATAATCCGCGCGCCATTTACGGCGTGTATGAGCGCTTGCGCAAGAAGCTCGATGAAATCGCGGTGGCGGCAGGCAGCATGCGGCACCGGCCGTTCGCGGAACTGATGGCGCCGGCCGCCTCGCTGGCGACGCTCGAATCGCTCTGCGAAGTCGATGAAGACGGTGTGCATGCCAATCTGATTGCCGTGTGCGACCAGATCAACGGCTTCGTCGGCGCGGCCGCGCATGAAATCAGCGCGCGCTATTTCAGTCACGCGAGTACGGTGGCGTCCCAGGTGTGGTCATGA
- a CDS encoding transporter substrate-binding domain-containing protein, giving the protein MKLQRLLSVACVTVAVTLGGFSAAASAQNADVLNVATDATFPPMEFTENGARTGFDVDIMNALAKAMGKRVQWTDIDFKGLIPGLIAHRFDAAISGIYITDERAKVVDFTDSYYAGGLVVLVKSDSPIKSVTDLNGKKVSVQVGTKSVNFLRDNYPQINRVEVEKNQEMFDLVGIGRADAAVTGKPAAYQLVKTRGGFRVLDKPLTTEAYGIAVRKDEPQLKAAFNTALAKIKADGTYAAIVKKWFGATAQ; this is encoded by the coding sequence ATGAAGTTACAACGACTGCTGTCCGTTGCCTGCGTCACCGTCGCCGTGACGCTCGGCGGATTTTCCGCCGCAGCCTCCGCGCAAAATGCCGACGTGCTGAACGTCGCGACCGACGCCACATTCCCGCCCATGGAGTTCACCGAAAACGGCGCGCGCACGGGATTCGACGTGGACATCATGAATGCGCTCGCGAAGGCCATGGGCAAACGCGTGCAATGGACCGATATCGACTTCAAGGGGCTGATTCCGGGGCTGATCGCACATCGCTTCGATGCGGCGATCTCCGGCATCTATATCACCGACGAACGCGCGAAAGTGGTCGATTTCACCGACTCGTATTACGCCGGCGGTCTCGTCGTGCTGGTGAAAAGCGATTCGCCCATCAAGTCGGTGACCGATCTGAACGGCAAGAAGGTCTCGGTTCAGGTGGGGACCAAGTCAGTGAATTTCCTGCGCGACAACTACCCGCAAATCAACCGCGTGGAAGTCGAAAAGAATCAGGAGATGTTCGACCTGGTCGGCATCGGCCGCGCGGATGCCGCGGTGACCGGCAAACCGGCTGCGTATCAACTCGTGAAAACGCGCGGCGGTTTCCGCGTGCTCGACAAACCGCTGACCACGGAAGCGTACGGCATTGCGGTGCGCAAGGACGAACCGCAACTGAAGGCTGCGTTCAACACTGCGCTCGCGAAGATCAAGGCCGACGGCACGTATGCAGCCATCGTAAAGAAATGGTTCGGCGCCACCGCGCAATAA
- the hutG gene encoding formimidoylglutamase: protein MRVPFDNKHWVGRSDEGEPGDTRRVFDQVVAFDGSCGRERVATGNDMPVIIGFGCDEGVRRNQGRTGAAHAPKELRRALAGLPANAAIAALADAGDVVCDDGDLERAQTQLAALVADVLAHGGRPLVFGGGHEVAWGTYAGFRLHQERAVADFSRASRKLLIINFDAHFDLRRKRPANSGTPFDQIADDCRESGVPFHYVCFGISELANTASLFARAHELNVRSVLDVDMQEAQLPHLLRELGQLLDTADDVYLTIDLDVLPAATAPGVSAPAALGVPLYVVEAMVRRVRASGKLRVADIAEYNPSLDQDKRTARAAARLAYRLL from the coding sequence ATGAGAGTTCCATTCGATAACAAGCACTGGGTCGGCCGTTCCGACGAGGGCGAACCCGGCGACACGCGCCGTGTGTTCGACCAGGTCGTCGCGTTCGACGGCTCGTGTGGCCGGGAGCGTGTCGCAACGGGCAACGACATGCCAGTAATCATCGGCTTTGGCTGCGATGAGGGCGTGCGGCGCAATCAGGGGCGCACGGGTGCCGCGCATGCACCGAAAGAGTTGCGGCGCGCGCTGGCGGGCTTGCCGGCCAACGCGGCTATCGCGGCGCTCGCCGATGCGGGCGATGTGGTTTGCGACGACGGCGATCTGGAACGCGCTCAGACCCAGCTGGCTGCACTGGTCGCCGACGTGTTGGCCCATGGCGGCAGGCCTCTGGTTTTTGGCGGCGGCCACGAGGTGGCGTGGGGCACGTATGCCGGGTTTCGCCTTCATCAGGAGCGCGCGGTTGCTGATTTCTCCCGCGCATCGCGCAAGCTGCTCATCATCAACTTCGATGCCCACTTCGATCTGCGTCGCAAGCGTCCCGCAAATTCAGGCACTCCGTTCGATCAGATCGCTGACGATTGCCGCGAGAGCGGCGTGCCGTTCCATTACGTCTGCTTCGGCATCAGCGAGCTGGCCAATACCGCGTCGCTGTTCGCGCGTGCGCATGAACTCAACGTGCGAAGTGTGCTCGATGTCGACATGCAGGAGGCGCAGTTGCCCCATCTCTTGCGTGAACTTGGGCAATTGCTCGACACCGCGGATGACGTCTATCTGACGATCGATCTCGACGTGCTACCGGCCGCCACCGCACCGGGCGTCTCGGCGCCGGCCGCGCTCGGCGTGCCGTTATACGTAGTGGAAGCGATGGTGCGGCGAGTGCGCGCGTCGGGCAAGCTGCGTGTGGCGGATATTGCCGAGTACAACCCGTCGCTCGATCAGGACAAGCGGACGGCGCGAGCCGCGGCGAGACTGGCCTACCGGTTGCTGTGA
- a CDS encoding amino acid ABC transporter permease encodes MELDFSPVIAGLPDIMHGALVTVEVTAASLALSCVLGLLIGIGRLTPQRRIVYGLCTAYLTFFRGTPLLVQLFLLFFGLPQFGILLPAFVCGMLGLGLYSAAYVSEIVRGAIQSVDRGQMEAARSIGMSAGQAMRAIILPQAVVRMIPPLGNEFIALIKNSALVSLLTIDDLMHEGQKIISVSYRSLEVYLAIALVYLVLTQATNYALHRVERRLRAGGMVQ; translated from the coding sequence ATGGAACTCGATTTTTCGCCGGTGATTGCCGGTTTGCCCGACATCATGCACGGCGCGCTGGTGACGGTCGAGGTGACCGCGGCGTCGCTCGCGCTGAGTTGCGTGCTGGGCCTTCTGATTGGCATCGGCCGGCTCACCCCGCAGCGGCGCATCGTCTACGGTCTTTGCACGGCTTATCTGACGTTTTTTCGCGGCACGCCGCTGCTCGTGCAACTCTTCCTGTTGTTCTTCGGGCTGCCGCAGTTCGGCATTCTGCTGCCTGCGTTCGTGTGCGGCATGCTCGGCCTCGGTCTGTATTCCGCGGCGTATGTGTCGGAGATCGTGCGCGGGGCAATTCAGTCGGTGGATCGCGGGCAGATGGAAGCGGCGCGGTCGATCGGCATGTCGGCGGGACAGGCAATGCGCGCGATCATTCTGCCGCAGGCCGTGGTGCGGATGATCCCGCCGCTTGGCAACGAGTTCATCGCACTCATCAAGAACTCCGCGCTGGTCTCGCTGCTGACGATCGACGATTTGATGCATGAAGGGCAGAAGATCATTAGCGTGTCATACCGTTCGCTCGAAGTGTATCTGGCTATTGCACTGGTGTATCTGGTATTGACGCAGGCGACCAATTACGCGCTGCATCGTGTGGAGCGCCGTTTGCGTGCAGGAGGAATGGTGCAATGA
- a CDS encoding peptidase domain-containing ABC transporter, producing the protein MRVIYQNEVAECGYACLAMVLTHLGRATDVRELSAFRPISSNGLSLMDLYDIATDFGLAVQAYRFDTADLSSMKRGSILHFGGAHFVVFEKSGLGYVQVIDPATGRRRVSMDTFMASVSGYLLECSATPSMPRIRSKSPVPGALARVRALNPALRGQLAKVMFVALGSQFAILAMPYLGNLVLDYVISADNINLLNVLVLTFAGIFAVGALSQYVETRLVELLHQLTQINMTEGVLGHLLRNPISWFEKRHVGDVFARVKAQDEISVQATRTFTSMCIDIAVGVLAFALMLVQSPKLTAVAAGMFIVYLAVALGMFSQMRDNHALVLETSARCDDALIETIRAAGLIKLAQGETRRTASFMTRYKEYVAALLKGNRLSSARDGILKAVQYADTIAITWFAARLMLGGAVSVGVFYSFLIYKSLMSERLANAVNGAFAYFMLSVPVARVADIVECEPERYTPSSDCNRATELRAFERIEMRGVTFRYGVSDRPVLENVSLDIRHGDKIAITGPSGAGKSTLFKLLSGSEPLQEGRILLNGIEWPNLFVDEIRRHAAHMRQGDLILHGSIADNVTLFSASVDEERVNALLDEVGLLQDVMRLPMRTRTVISDTIANISAGQRQRLLLARALYQGRSVLMLDEPTSNLDPASVQHIAALLQRLTCTVVVITHDRSLASTFGIRYRLADGALVRETPGAVQAWCETGHV; encoded by the coding sequence GTGCGAGTGATTTACCAGAACGAAGTCGCCGAATGCGGCTATGCGTGCCTCGCGATGGTGCTCACGCATCTGGGGCGAGCGACCGACGTGCGCGAACTGTCGGCGTTCAGGCCGATCTCGTCGAACGGTCTTTCGCTCATGGACCTGTACGACATCGCAACCGACTTCGGACTTGCCGTGCAGGCTTACCGGTTCGATACCGCCGACCTCTCTTCCATGAAACGCGGCTCGATCCTTCACTTCGGCGGCGCGCATTTCGTCGTGTTTGAAAAGAGCGGCCTCGGGTATGTGCAGGTGATCGATCCCGCGACCGGCCGGCGGCGCGTTTCGATGGATACGTTCATGGCGAGTGTGTCCGGCTACCTGCTGGAATGCTCCGCGACGCCGTCCATGCCGCGTATTCGCTCGAAATCGCCGGTGCCCGGTGCGTTGGCCCGCGTGCGCGCGCTGAACCCCGCGCTGCGTGGGCAATTGGCGAAAGTCATGTTCGTCGCGCTCGGGAGTCAGTTTGCCATTCTCGCCATGCCGTATCTCGGCAATCTGGTGCTCGACTACGTGATCTCGGCAGACAACATCAATCTGTTGAACGTGCTCGTGCTGACGTTTGCGGGCATCTTCGCAGTGGGCGCGCTTAGCCAGTACGTGGAGACGCGCCTCGTGGAATTGCTGCACCAGCTCACACAGATCAACATGACCGAAGGTGTGCTCGGCCACCTGCTGCGCAACCCGATCTCGTGGTTCGAGAAGCGCCACGTTGGCGACGTCTTCGCACGCGTCAAAGCGCAGGACGAGATCAGCGTGCAGGCAACACGAACTTTCACGTCGATGTGCATCGATATCGCAGTCGGCGTTCTCGCGTTCGCGCTCATGCTGGTGCAAAGCCCGAAGCTGACCGCCGTTGCCGCCGGCATGTTCATCGTGTACCTCGCCGTCGCGCTCGGCATGTTTTCGCAAATGCGCGACAACCATGCGCTGGTGCTCGAAACGTCGGCGCGTTGCGACGACGCGCTGATCGAAACCATTCGCGCGGCCGGTCTCATCAAACTTGCTCAAGGCGAGACGAGGCGCACCGCCAGCTTCATGACACGCTACAAGGAATACGTCGCTGCGTTGCTCAAGGGTAACCGGTTGAGCAGCGCCCGCGACGGTATTCTCAAGGCCGTGCAGTATGCGGATACGATTGCGATCACCTGGTTCGCCGCGCGGCTGATGCTGGGAGGCGCCGTATCGGTGGGCGTTTTCTATTCCTTCCTGATCTATAAGTCATTGATGTCCGAGCGCCTCGCCAACGCCGTGAATGGTGCATTCGCCTATTTCATGCTCAGCGTGCCGGTGGCGCGTGTAGCGGACATCGTGGAGTGTGAGCCGGAGCGTTATACGCCGTCGTCCGACTGTAATCGCGCAACCGAGTTGCGCGCGTTCGAACGTATCGAAATGCGAGGGGTGACTTTCCGCTATGGCGTGTCCGATCGGCCTGTGCTGGAAAACGTGAGTCTTGACATTCGCCATGGTGACAAGATCGCGATCACCGGGCCGTCCGGCGCGGGCAAATCGACTTTGTTCAAGCTGCTATCCGGGTCCGAGCCCTTGCAGGAAGGACGCATTTTGCTGAACGGCATCGAATGGCCGAATCTGTTCGTCGACGAAATCCGTCGGCACGCTGCGCACATGCGCCAGGGCGACCTGATTCTGCACGGTTCGATTGCCGATAACGTGACATTGTTCTCGGCAAGCGTCGACGAAGAGCGGGTCAATGCGCTACTCGACGAAGTTGGCTTGCTACAGGACGTCATGCGTCTGCCGATGCGCACGCGAACCGTCATCAGCGATACGATCGCAAACATTTCGGCGGGGCAGCGTCAGCGATTACTACTGGCACGCGCGCTGTATCAGGGGCGCAGCGTGCTGATGCTCGACGAACCGACATCGAATCTCGATCCAGCTTCCGTGCAGCACATTGCAGCACTGTTGCAGCGGCTGACCTGTACGGTGGTGGTGATTACCCACGACCGCTCGCTCGCCAGTACGTTCGGCATTCGCTATCGTCTGGCGGACGGGGCGCTCGTGCGCGAGACGCCAGGCGCAGTTCAAGCGTGGTGTGAGACGGGCCATGTCTAA
- a CDS encoding amino acid ABC transporter ATP-binding protein: MNTVSKPEEPIVSIRGLKKSFGTHTVLNGIDFDIQPQQVVVVIGPSGSGKSTFLRCCNGLEQAEGGTIDICGHRLVDQGTMLGERSLNTLRTEVGMVFQSFNLFPHLSVLHNITIGPRMLRGASKAQAEAAGIALLEKVGLAHKAHVMPASLSGGQKQRVAIARALAMQPRVMLFDEPTSALDPELVGEVLQVMKLLASEGMTMVVVTHEMGFAKEVADVVVVMDGGVIVEAGPPSDIFSAPSQPRTRAFLQAVLSRA; this comes from the coding sequence ATGAATACCGTGAGCAAGCCGGAAGAACCGATCGTCAGCATCCGCGGACTGAAGAAATCGTTCGGTACGCATACCGTGCTGAACGGCATCGATTTCGATATTCAGCCGCAACAGGTCGTCGTGGTGATCGGACCCAGCGGCTCCGGCAAAAGTACCTTTTTGCGGTGCTGCAACGGACTGGAACAGGCCGAAGGCGGCACGATCGATATCTGTGGACACCGTCTCGTCGATCAGGGCACGATGCTCGGCGAACGATCGCTGAATACGCTGCGCACCGAAGTCGGCATGGTGTTCCAGTCGTTCAATCTGTTCCCGCATCTGTCGGTACTGCATAACATCACAATAGGTCCGCGGATGTTGCGTGGCGCGAGCAAGGCGCAAGCCGAGGCCGCCGGCATCGCGTTGCTGGAAAAGGTGGGGCTTGCGCACAAGGCGCATGTGATGCCGGCGAGTTTGTCCGGTGGACAGAAACAGCGCGTCGCGATTGCACGTGCACTGGCCATGCAGCCGCGCGTGATGCTGTTCGACGAGCCGACTTCCGCACTCGATCCCGAACTCGTCGGGGAAGTGTTGCAGGTGATGAAACTGCTCGCGAGCGAGGGCATGACGATGGTGGTCGTCACGCATGAAATGGGTTTTGCGAAAGAAGTGGCGGACGTGGTGGTGGTGATGGACGGCGGCGTGATCGTCGAAGCCGGGCCGCCATCCGACATTTTTTCGGCGCCTTCGCAACCGCGCACGCGGGCTTTTCTGCAGGCGGTGCTGTCGCGCGCATGA